One window from the genome of Natrialba magadii ATCC 43099 encodes:
- a CDS encoding HFX_2341 family transcriptional regulator domain-containing protein — protein sequence MDVVKRVHIVPLGYEYDRIVEPIRRQRADLVYLLEHDGGSLTDYGKASESPVPGPESTAGMDHAGSSSGDPADTATPADTATPTDGNGPPATYHDELRDELESIVPDVQTWECDLTDVYAVLGAVTTIASKHAADDVSVNVSGGGTIAAIGATMACMDVSTDARAFYVEPETYAHDGSVEPASTGIDEVDGLPTYPIDSPTADQIAIMGFLRDPASWDGYHDDRTAPPKKKDLIEFARDHGLSFMADRQSPDERTGEDKGAFRVLDTHVLDPLEADGYVTIESVGRRRVVSLTEQGDNAYRAFKHKLSDLDQQNNS from the coding sequence ATGGACGTCGTCAAGCGAGTGCACATCGTGCCGCTGGGCTACGAGTACGACCGAATCGTCGAACCGATTCGTCGCCAGCGCGCCGACCTCGTCTACCTCCTCGAACACGACGGTGGGTCGCTGACAGATTACGGCAAGGCGAGCGAATCGCCGGTTCCGGGACCTGAATCGACTGCTGGCATGGATCACGCTGGCTCCAGTTCTGGTGATCCCGCTGACACCGCAACTCCCGCCGATACCGCGACTCCCACCGACGGCAACGGTCCACCCGCAACGTACCACGACGAGTTACGCGACGAACTCGAGTCTATCGTGCCGGACGTCCAGACGTGGGAGTGCGATCTCACGGACGTCTACGCCGTCCTCGGTGCCGTGACGACGATCGCCTCGAAGCACGCCGCCGACGACGTCTCGGTCAACGTCTCCGGCGGCGGGACCATCGCCGCAATCGGGGCGACGATGGCCTGTATGGACGTCTCGACCGACGCGCGGGCGTTCTACGTCGAACCGGAGACCTACGCCCACGATGGGTCGGTCGAGCCGGCATCGACCGGGATCGACGAAGTCGACGGGCTGCCGACGTACCCGATCGACTCGCCGACTGCGGACCAGATCGCCATCATGGGATTTCTCCGCGATCCGGCCTCGTGGGACGGCTACCACGACGACCGGACTGCACCACCGAAAAAGAAGGATCTCATCGAGTTCGCGCGCGACCACGGCCTCTCGTTTATGGCTGATCGTCAGTCGCCCGACGAGCGAACCGGGGAGGACAAAGGGGCGTTTCGCGTCCTCGATACGCACGTGCTGGACCCGCTCGAAGCCGACGGTTACGTTACGATCGAATCCGTCGGCCGTCGCAGAGTCGTCTCACTCACCGAGCAGGGTGACAACGCGTATCGGGCATTCAAGCACAAACTCTCGGACTTGGACCAACAGAACAACTCGTAG
- a CDS encoding HAD family hydrolase, which translates to MAAYDAIYFDLDSTLCEPIQDPDTLLAGTFDDAGIEPFCTPADLRAAIPDLPTAETAREFYESLFSTVATQAEPHVQDRLGSDGPAELAAAYLEREDPTAVEFRPGAKTALEFAREQGPVGLITNGGRETQTQKLRALDIEDAFDVRVFTDPAAGIFPKPDTAPFEYALRELEATPETAIHIGDSLHADVGGANAIGLDSAWIELENQVQHGDPTVHQPTYELGTLESFEAIL; encoded by the coding sequence ATGGCAGCTTACGACGCGATTTATTTCGATCTCGACAGCACTCTCTGCGAACCCATCCAGGATCCGGACACTCTCCTCGCTGGCACGTTCGACGACGCCGGTATCGAGCCGTTCTGCACGCCCGCCGACCTCCGAGCCGCGATTCCGGACCTCCCGACGGCAGAGACCGCCCGCGAGTTCTACGAATCGCTCTTCTCGACCGTCGCCACACAGGCCGAGCCACACGTCCAGGATCGACTCGGCTCCGACGGTCCAGCGGAACTCGCCGCGGCCTACCTCGAACGCGAGGACCCGACCGCCGTCGAGTTTCGACCCGGGGCGAAGACGGCACTCGAGTTCGCTCGCGAACAGGGGCCGGTCGGCCTGATTACGAACGGCGGCCGCGAGACGCAAACGCAGAAGCTCCGCGCGCTCGACATCGAGGATGCGTTCGACGTGCGTGTCTTTACGGATCCGGCGGCCGGCATCTTTCCAAAGCCGGACACTGCACCGTTCGAGTACGCGCTTCGAGAGCTCGAGGCGACGCCGGAGACGGCGATTCACATCGGTGACTCGTTGCACGCGGATGTCGGCGGTGCGAACGCGATCGGGCTCGATTCAGCCTGGATCGAACTCGAGAATCAGGTGCAACACGGCGATCCGACGGTACACCAGCCAACGTACGAGCTTGGGACGCTAGAGTCGTTCGAGGCGATTCTCTGA